A genomic stretch from Thunnus maccoyii chromosome 19, fThuMac1.1, whole genome shotgun sequence includes:
- the bbln gene encoding UPF0184 protein C9orf16 homolog, translating to MSGPNGDPNISIDDGIINDEDEFGEEEYESINSMLDQINSYLDDLEERNDALNGKLHELMESNRQARLEFRAQLLGSPNPEEPHPADTDSSSPSTEDLDDDTGGSQMSDKSS from the exons ATGTCTGGACCAAATGGAGATCCCAACATCTCTATTGACGATGGTATCATCAACGACGAAGATGAGTTCGGCGAAGAAG AGTATGAATCCATCAACTCCATGTTAGATCAGATCAACTCCTATCTTGATGACCTGGAGGAGCGGAACGACGCACTAAACGGCAAACTGCACGAACTGATGGAGTCCAACCGACAAGCCCGGCTGGAGTTCAGGGCCCAGCTGCTCGGCTCTCCCAACCCGGAGGAGCCCCATCCTGCAGACACGGACTCCTCCTCACCCAGCACAGAAGATCTGGATGACGACACCGGGGGCTCGCAAATGAGTGACAAGAGCAGTTAG